The genomic window AAGGTCCGCCGGGGCAACAACAcgacatgtcaaaaagaaaaaagagaaaagtcaAATATGACCACTAAAAGATGAGTAGTCAACTGCTAGCAGGTGAAGCAAACTACGGGAAAACATCCTAAAGACCATCCAATATACTGGCAGCCGGTCCATATCTGTCTTGCTGTAAAAaaatgctactccctctgttccataatataaaagcatttttgacactacgctcttatattatgggacggagggagtaaaatttaAACACAGGATCAGAAGCATGTCGCAAGAAGCCCGGTTGATAGACATCTTGTTATGAATAGCCGACAAGATACATGTCATCGCTGTGAATACCAACCAAAAGCGACGCCTCCAACTTCGGTAATCGCCCAGCTCCAACGCCTGCCACTCTGAACCTCACAAACATATtcttccgtcccaaaataagtgactagtactccctccgtcccaaaataagtgactagtactccctccgtcccaaaattcttgtcttagatttatctaaatacggatgtatcaagtcacgctttagtattagatacatcaatatctagaaaaatctaagacaagaattttaggacggagggagtacaaacttgagttacttattttaggacggaggcaGTAATTTCGAAGGAACCAGGCTGCAGGATAGGTGAAGAATATGGGTCTTGGATTCAGGACACCACAGAAAGAGGACAATGGCCATAACGGCTAACTCATAACAGCAAGCTCATTTGTTTGCCAATAGCGGAGGGGTTGCGTTTTGCTGTTTTATCCGGGTGTCATTACCGGCCTGCACCCCGAGCCTAGCTGAAGATAATAGTAATGATTCTGTGTTGTCCTATATAATAAATAAACAAACAATTGGTAATTCTAAGCAAAGCGAAAGCGCAGGTTACAAAACCAAATGCCGGTACATCGACATCTTCATGACATTTGCACATTGTGAGAAGAGACCTAGATAATGGAAATGCACGCTACAAATCAAAATTTGGCTGCATCACCCTGTATAAGCCATTTGTGTTATATTAGATCAGACCTGTTTTAACTTAGACAAGTGCTTCACAAGTAAAAGTGGCTCGTCGTGGGCAGAAGGAAGATCCGTTGACTCCGAACATATCTTCCTTTTAGCGCAAAGTTTACGCCTACTTGTTATAACCTGCCTGTGGAAATCAAGGAGTTTGTGGTTAGCAAAGGAAAACCATAGAATAGGAATTTATACCAACAGATGGGGTCAAATATATTTTTACATGGGGTTTCCCGTGATTGGTCAGATACTACCAGGCATAGTTCTCCTAAGAACTTGCTTTCCCAGGTATATATCCAAGTAACCCTGCAAGACAAGATTTTGTAGATTGTTTAGCCGAGTACAACAAAACTaatccctccgatccatattaattgtcgctcaaatggacgtatttcaatgctagatacatccattggagcgacaagtaatatggatggGAGGGAGTAGCATTCTTGCTACAAACAGGAAGAGCATAGGCTACCACCTGAACGAGTTGTTCTACACTCTGAGATTCCTCTGCAAAAAACCTAAAGATGGCTGCTTCTGTACGAGGCACCTTTGGGCCCAATGTCAAGGCCACTTTATCCACGGCTTTCCTCGCTATAATTTTGTGGACCTCACGAGATAAGAGGCCTTCTTCCCACAGAGGCCTTAAGATATTTTTTATGAATTCGCCGAGGGCACATTTGAATGCTGTGATACTTTCTTCATCAGTACTTAGTTTTGGTGGCCCACTATGTGAATCACAGATCCGCGAACCATTTGCAATCTCACTTTCGTAAATTCCGCCACTAAATTCATTCTTTTCAGATTGTTTAAACTGTTTTCCCTGCACAGCAGTCCCACTAAAGGCTGAAAAGCACTGACTTGTATCCTCCCCAGTTGCCTGATTAATCGCTTCCTTTGCACTATGTGAATCAGAGATCCGTGACCCATTTGCAACCGTTCTTGTGCAACTTCCTCCGACAAATTCATTCTTCTCTGGTTGCTTAAACTGTTTTTCGTGCACAGCAGTCCCACTAAAGGCTGAAAAGCTCTGACTAGTATCCTGCCCAGTTGCCTGATTAACCGCTCCCTTTGCACTATGTGAATCAGAGATCCGTGAACCATTTGCAACCGTTCTTGCGCAAATTCCTCCAACAAATTCATTCTTTTCTGGTTGCTTAAACTGTTCTTCCTGCACAGCAGGCCCACTAAAGGCGGAAAAGCTCTGACTAGTATGCTGCCCAGTTGCCTGATTAACCGCGCCCTTTGCACTGTGTGAATCAGAGATCCGTGAACCATTTGCAACCGTTCTTGCGCAAATTCCTCCGACAAATTCATTCTTCTCTGGTTGCTTAAACTGTTCTTCCTGCACAGCAGGCCCACTAAAGGCGGAAAGGCTCGGACAAGCATCATGTGGTTCCGAACCGTGCCCAGTTACTTGATTAATCACTTCTTGAGATGCCTCGAATTCTTCTTCATCTGCGATCATACTAGGCAAACAATTTAAGTCTGGTATTGTAAAACGTGGGGTGCAATCAGCTGGTCTAGCAACATCAGGTATTTTTATGCCAACATCAGATAGGCAGGAAATCTGTCGATTTGATGTCACTTCAAGAACTCCAGGTGGCTGATAATCTTCCTTTGTTCCTTTATCATTTTCAGAGTCTGCCAGAGATAAAGACACTTGCCTCTTTCTTCTGCAATTCATGGTATCTTGTCGGATGTCTCTGCAATCACCTCCACTGGAACAAATTTTTATGACTCTGCAGTCAGTTCCACTGGAGCAATTGACATACTTCTTCCCTTTCTCCAATTCTAAAGTAGTTTTACTGCACTGATTGGAACACTCTGACCCACAGACCTTCACATTACCATCATCAGGAGAGCAAACTGCAAGACTTTTTTGATCCAGCAGTGTTGGACCTGTTATCAAACTGGGCATTTGTTCAAACCATTTGGCACCATCGCCTTGTGCTGCTTTCCTTTTAATTTCACAGCCGATGCCCAGTTTATATTTTCTCCCATCATCCAAATGATTGCCAGTCTCGTGCTGAGAAACATTCCGATACACACTACTATCAGGATAAGTAGCTGCTTGATCTACCTTACTAATATCTGCCCAGTTGTTCCGTCTAGTTTGTTTCTTGCTAGTATCAGAACAACTGTTGTGACTAGTTTGTATCATGCCATTTGGATGAACAGTTGATGGTAGACAGCATGGAAGTTTATTCTCTTCCTTTTGCTGCATGATTTCACCTGGATGTGGTTCTTGCAAAACCTCCAGATTGCACTTCAGCCCTTGCTTGGCTGAGCTTTTGTTGTAGTTTGTACCACTGAGGCATCTGAAGGGCTGCTCTGTATTTATCATTGCTCTTCCCTCACCACGGTTTTGTACTCCATCAAGCGACGTTGCACCTCTACATTTTTGGGAATTCTCCAATTCAGTATCATTTTCAGCCGCACTTTCTGAGTTCCCAGAAGCACTCTCAGATGCATTGAcattttcatcatcactttctgAGCTACAAGAAGAAGCAGACCATTCATGCCTCGCAGTACCTGTTTGATCTAGTTTTTtagcttcagcactgctttccttccttaatcttcttcttctccaaatatCTAGACATTCGCGAAGTAATTCAGAATGAGAAGTATTATCAGCTTGCTTTGTATGCACGCCCTTCTCCATATGAGTGACTGAGAGATTCTGCAGGTTACGTGTCGAAATGTCTCCAGTTCTTGTGTTTCGAGGTCTTTTGGTACAACCAACAACACTTGGCTGCTTGTCAGATACTAATTTCATGTTGCTACTCCCTTTTGGCTCATTAGATGAAGCGATGGTTTTGCTGCTGTACTTGGGACATAACACATGTGAGTTTTCATTAGACTTTGTTGAGCCACAGCATGTAGCAGCAGCGGCCCGAATATTCTTCATTAGATGGCAGTTCCCTTCTGCTCCATTATGATCTACTTCATCGTTTGTTTCAGCATTTTTCTCCCAATTGTCATTTCTCATCGTATCAGAACCACTATGATGTACCTCATGATGCAGATGCTCATCCTGCTCACGACGTGAACATAATCCTTTAGGGTGCCCCTCATAAATCATACGCTTCTTAGCTTTCTCTCCGACCAGCTGACCTCCATACCTTTTGTGTCTACTGTTCTCAGCTTCCTGTTCAAACGGTTGTTCTCCAGATCTTGTCTGCCGACTGCTTCTCCCATGTTTACCAACACAAGGCACACTGGAATTGTTTTTCTGAGAACTCCATCTTGCCGGTTTTGTTTTTAACCTCTTGCCATGATAAGCATTCCTGCAATTTCTAATGCCCAACCTATCATGAAAATCCTCACGGAGTGAAAGCTCAGGTTGCCTAGGATGGATAGTGcgcagtttttttgaattttttatagtGTGCAATTTCTTAAATGGCTTCTTGGTGTAAGCTTTCCTTTGTTCATCCCTATGACGCAACCGACTAGCTGAGGTGTGATCAGGATTATTGTCAGTGTAGAAGCTGTCCATGTAAGCCCGATGCCGTGCTTCATCTATCTCAGAAAAATGGTCAACTGGAAAGTAAGATGGCAGATATTGGTCCGCTTGATAAGGTCCATTCTGAGTGCTACTTCCCCCGTTAAACTGACAAACCTTGCCAAGGGTTACCGTATCATGAATATGTCCATCGGCCCCTTTTGCATaatcacaaacacaatcaaaggatgGACTAGTCCTCTCAGTCCTGCAATATAAGAAATATAAATCATTAAAGGCCTCCTGATCGACAAATTTCGAAATAATTGGAACAGGACAAATACAGAAATGAGACGTCGCATACTACGGATTTTTAAAAGATGCCTTCCAAAGATTCGTAAGAAAAATAAATGCATGACATTTTGAGGAATGAAAAGGGAGTGGAAAGTGGAAACATATAGAGTGACAGCCAATTGAACTTCTAAAAAATTGAATGAGGTTTGATGTCATGTTGGTTTTCTTATGGAATCGAGGTCATAGGAAAAAAATTACATAAGAAATTTGACGACCCCAATCATAAGATCCAAAGGGCGGCCCTTATCAGAAAACCATTTTAAAGCTTGGAGAGTACTccaaaactagatgataccccacacGTTGCTGCGGGGATTGCTTCCAATATATTCAATGAGATTTTGCTATATGAATatgaattttttgaataataatataAGACTGAAACTGAAAATACATATGATTATGTATAGTATAACTAAAAAAATATTGAATAGTAGCATAATATAATTAAAGCACTTGAGCCATTttgcatgcatggttgcatgttgaggtgggtcTTTTCCCATGCATGATTGAATGTTGAGATAAATATGTTAGTTGGGATCACCTACTTAGTTGTATAGGATTCTTATGAAAAAACCCACAACAAAGGTCTAAATGGTACAAAATGCATCCATCATTGAAAATTCCTGTAGCAGTTACCAAATATTCTACCTTATCTCTGAATCATGGAATTCCATCAAGAAAGATACGTGTAAAGCTGAATAACATGATGACCATGACACGAAAAAGTTAACACACTAATGAAAATCATAACCTGTTGGGTATATGCACAGGGTACCTCAAGTTTGCACTGCTATGGGGTTGCTCCCTTGTTGCTTGTTCTCTTTGACGAAGGGTTAACTGCTGCCAATCATATTGCTCACTGCAGCTATATCCTCCCGAAATGAATCCAAAGGGTAGCCTATTTGATCCCATTAATTCCGCAGCTGATGAAATGAGATGACACTGGCAATGCTCACCCCTATATCATATAGATGAGACCGAGAAGTTGTTGTATTCTTACTTCCTGATGTAAAGCTTCCGGAAACCAAAAAAATGAGAATGAATTCAGCTCAAAGGTGCTGCCAGTTAAAGGAAAGTCTGAATTTACCATAAGAGATAAAATTTCAAAAGTTAAACTGTATAAAAAGGAGGCACCTACCAATAAGATCTTATCACCATATCCGATTCTGCATGATTTATGCTTCCATTAGCCCTTTCACACTTTGTGCTTTCTACCTAGCAACAAGTACAACACAATCATTAGATGGTTTCCTGCAACGCGTCGCCTGCTAGACCATATAGCAGATCAAATTGCAGGTCCCTTTCAACGATTATACTTTCTGGGCCCTATTTCCAAAACTGAATCCTACACTATCAGCACCAGGAAACAGTTAGGGGTGCAATTAAATCATGCTAGTGTCTGGTCAAAAAAGAAACTTCAGTAATATGACTACAAGATATCTATGATCTAGGAACAAATACATAGGCATCGCATAAAGCATGTGTAAGTTATGTTCCTAATTGCTTATTTTGCATTGCAAAATATTGTTCGAATTGTTGTGACCGGATCATTGCCGAAAGTAGATTGCGAGACGATTTTGTTAACGAGGTTCAGCGCGACTACGGGTGCTCCTCCCCACATATGAAATCAACATGATACACCGATGACAAAGGACAGCATCTCGACCACCACTCCACGCCCGGTTTGGTCATCCCTACCCCAGGCACCTGGACCACCCCCGTTGTGATATTGGGCCTGTTTGGATCACAGTCGGGAGCAGCCTTACCAAATTTTTGGTCGTTGACTGACTGGTTGGTGTATATTGGTTTGAAGCCAATTTTTTGGATATACGCCAAGGTTTTGGTTGGCCCTTCAGTTTTATGCTGGTTCGTTGGCGAGCCCACGGCGGTAAATATTGCGCCAAAAAGTTGGCGAGCCATGATTTGGCAAGGCAGCCACGGGCAGCATCCAAACAGCCCCCTTGTATCTAGCCTACCAGCTTCGTCTTTTGGCTACCTCGCCGTGGCGTTACATATTTGGCTCGGGTTACATGCATTCAACTCGAACATCTAACTCTCCGCGTAtgccaagtccaactgtaaccttgTACACATATTCAACACCAATTCCAATGAACATCATACCGGTAATGTCTAAATACTGGCATCATGCTTAATTCTTTGATCATTCAACGAATATATGATCTTGTATCAAGCCTACCAGCTTCGCGTTTTGGCTACCTCGCTGTGGCGTTACATATTAGACCCCAGGTTGCATGCTTTCAACTCAAACATCTAACTCTCCGCATAtgccaagtccaactgtaacctagtTCACATATTTGACACCAATTCCAACAAGCACCATATCTGTGAAGTCTGAATACTGGCAGCATGCTTAATTCTTTAATCATACCTGGAAAGTCTAAATACCTGTATcttatgttggtagataattaAAGGCATATATAGCCTGAACCTATATATGCTACTGTCCTTGCCTCTTCCATTAGGGAATTAAATCAATGTAACCAAAATAGTAGAAATGGTCCTCGAAAGTCAGCTAGCAATACATGATAGATTTTCAATAAAAAGTCACACGTGCTGCAAAACAAATGACAAATCATAAACCGAAAGTAAAGAGATCAAAAGCTACTCTAGTGCTGCTCACGTAAGCTTCATTACTATTGGGTTTCATTGTCATCGTATAGGTTGAGTTTAAACGTGTTTCATGTGATGGTAAGCACTATCAGAAcataagttctgggattcttttagCTAACTCAATGCTCAAAATAAACTACGTGAATAGGACCTAGCCAATTGTTTGCATAAGATACATTCCCATGTGTGTTCTATAAATTGCCTGCATTGCAAACTAATATACACCGCAACAACTAAATGCATTTCTAACTGTTTTGTTTTGTGTGCAAAGGACTTTGTACAAACTATCTGGACTAACCAAATCACTTTTTTCCAAGACTTTGTGCTATTGCAACCATTTTTTAGACTACCAATTGTGTGATAGGGTTAAGTAAATTCAGTCATCTGTCTCAGAATGCTATTGAGACAATATTTGCAATCAGTTCTAATCAGTAGTTCTACAACATTGTCCGGCTGAAAATTATCACTGCCTTCTTGATTGCATAAACAACATAGATGACTTTGGAGTTAAAGTTGGCTAAGTTACTCTCATAGTTCGCTAGTATTTTTTTTTCTAGTTTAGCACACTGAAATTACTTCTAATAAACACACTGATCATACTGCGTTAATTAATATTTATGTAAACAACCATGATCAAGTTCGCCACACGGAGAATTCACTTGAAACATACTCTCTACAATAATATTTAACAGGCAATGGAGATTTAGATCCCCACTATTTTTACAATCACAGTAATAAGTTAATCCATGAGCATTCCTAGCAAGAATGCTCTAGTGAAAATCATGTTAATTTTCATCCAAAAAAGATATGAGCAGACCATAATTGTGAATATAGTTTGCACTTGTCAGAGAGAAGGGTAACACAATGAAGCGAATAATGGTTATGCAACTAACTAATCAGCAGTTAACATATTATAGCCTCATACTAGTAAATTCAATTAAATTTCAAATTGGAAAAATAATATTATTTAGTATTCGTTTACTATGGCCGAAAGAATAATTAAGCACAACCTAAATTATGTTCACACTTACAAGACTGTTGCTGCACAACATTATATACCATGAAGTTTACTGAACAGAAGGAATaaaccttccttttcttctttataaTCAAGAAGAAAAGACATTCAGTTAATAAAGAAATAATCAATTAAACTATGAAAGACTATCGTGTGATCTCTACAAATAGGCTGTTTTTACAACAAACTATCTACAATGAAAGCATCACTATCTAAATATAAAAGCACAATTTTTATCCATCCGCAGGTAAGGATGCCATCCGAAATCTCATTTGGCCATCCATTTATCATTGACTGGGAGATTGGATTACAATCCGAGGAGCAAAGTTTATGTATCATTGTGTGAGTGAAGCATTATATTGGTTACTCTGCAAAGCTGATCCAATAGAACCATATTATGTTCCTTGtgctcaaaattcaaaaaaaaaaaatgtaGACCATTGGGTGATCTATCTAGGAGGTGCTTCAAAAACAAGCGGGAGTCACCAGCTGGAATAAAGAGGTGTCCTATCCCAACCACCCCCTAGTACATATATACGAGTTCAATGTTCATACCTGTCTCTTCCTTGCCCTAACTAAACAGATTCCATGTCTTCTGCCACCACCAAATACTAGCAAATGAACGACCAGCAGCGTCAGTGTCAGCGTTGTGTTGGCGACAATTTCTCGTACCTCTTCTGAGTTTCCACCTCACTCATCTACCGGGGGCAATTAAATCTGGCAGCACAAATGCTGGGAAGGTGAGTCTGGCAGTGGCGCAACCGGCACCTCAACTCCAGCCTGTAAACACACCTCACAGGGCCGGATCATGACGGACTACTGCCATCGAACGCCTAGCCTTATACTCCAATATAAATTAGCACTACAAACTCAACGCCGTGCACTCAGTCTCACAAGTAGAACAGTCAAGCGAGGGAAGCGTCGATATGCACAAAACGAgttagttgagcaacagaaagggTGCTGCACCTTGTGACCACATTGCATTGCAAGCACAAAGAAAGCGTTTGCCAATATGTAACATCAATCAGCTACTGTTGTTTTTGAAGTTAAAATTAAAATTCCAATTGAGGCCAAACAGACATGACGACCGGATCTCAGGGATGAAATATTTTTACCTTCACCCAGCAAAAGATGGCTGTGTCTGGAAATTTGTCCTGGCGTCAAGTCCTCACGCGTGACAAATTAACCTGCAAAGAATAAGATTAGAAATCAGAAGGAGTAGCAGGGTCTATTATCGCGACCCTACGTACAGCCCCACCATCTATTTTCAATGGTTCTAAGTCCTCGTTGACTCGAATTCGAACTCTTCTTTATTATATTGTCGGGAGTAGGTTCAAAGTCCACTTAGGATCGAATTTGTGTCCGTATTTACTAGTCGGAATTTCTCTTTCGCATTTCCTTGGGGAAAAAACTCGAAATAGAACTCGGAACATAGAATGCAAAGGAGGAGATTTTACAGGAAAGAATACATCAGAACGGCAAAAATAAATCGATTAGGGGGGAAAGAGCGCAAAGAACCGAAAATCTGGACAcgtggaggggggcgggggggagggggtgtGGGGAGAAGAACGCGAAGAACTAGAGCGATCGGCGGCGCCATTGTTGCGCCGGAAAGTAAACCCTCAAAACCCTAACATCAGCATTGCGTCAAGAGTGATTAAAGAAAGACGGGGACGATCGCCCTTACCATCACAATGCAGCGCGCGCAATCTTTTCTGGGGAGGAACCTTGGAGAGCGCTGCCGCCGACGGGGAGGACGAGAAGCAGGGGGTGGCGGCGGAGACCAACGAAGCGAGCAGGGAATCGAGCGAGCGCCGGGGATTAGCTCTGTGAGaccaaagggggggagagagagaagaCGTGCGGGAGGAAGGCGGTCGCGTGCGTCGACATTCGGGCCCCCCTTAGTCACGTCGCTACGCCGGGTCTCCGCGCAATTTTGCCCAGTAAAAAACAGTACCATGACCAAGAACTTGGCATTACTAGCCGGACGATCTCTCCGCAGACCGCTCCGGATGTTATTTTTACCAtaatttttttaaacatttttaccGTAAAATTGGGGTGCCTAatggcatgtacaatggttgataagctAGTCTTATCTTAAATTttacatgtaatttagagatgacaaaaaaagatgtatacaatgggtcatctcttagtcttatcttcaataactagttattcctaaaaacatgatgagacatattgtgctaagagatcatctcttgtcttctcttaaataagagaagacaagcattTTCTTAtaatttctctctcctccacctcatcatttatcatACGTTGCATTGTTAGATAGAACCATTGTATATGCCCTAAGAACCACCATCAGAGCCTCCAGACTGAAGCTACCTTGCCCCATGATGACGCTATACAGCTCAGGGTGGACGTCGACCGACTTGCTCTCCCTGGTGGTGGTTGCCACCTCCTTCACAACCTCGGTCATGTTGCGAAACGCGGCCAGCTCCTCCATCAAACCAGCCCTCTTCCTCTACCTATCCAGCACATGAACGTGATTCACAACCTTCTCAGGAACATCAAAGTTGATGTTGTTTGGCCACTATGGCATAGGCGAATCGAGTGGCTGACTAAAGCCCATGACAtgcttgttggaaatatgtcctaaagGCAAAAATactgtattattatatttccatttccatatttaagagtttatatttcatgttataattgttgtgactttggaatatgtgattcagtgaaaaactcatatgcacgtgtggaatgataaacggcaAAGTATAGTTTTCCGGTCTTGTCTCTAAGACTGGTTCAAGTGTTGTtcgtgatcatgttttccggatctcaGGATATCATTAAGTATAACGATAGTCCTGAAACAATATCgagagtatgacgttagaagaacgatcatattgaatcgactcaATCTTGTTTGTTAAACTTAAAGGTAATATCGTCTGAAATCATTtgttataacacagagtgttaGCATTTGTTTTAGTTCCTctgaccatgagagtatcatagtcacttcttgCCGTACGGTGGAAaatttggggttgctcaaacgtcatcaataacatggtgatcataacgacaacttgcgattcatcagaaagtttgacagGGGACTaaatagctcgagagtgggatttgcccctccgacaatggagagataCTCTTAGAGCCCTCTCGGTGTGACAACATCCATCAtagtctggccagacacaggtgactatgtcaTGGGGATACCAGAACACtccaacgagaaagaagaacaaaatcggCAATGGGATCAACCGTATAATGTGCATGACTCGGGAGGATACCGATCCACcacgggttttgtaaagtattgtgaagcaaagggaacatcacataaaaaccaaaggttcacttgaatgtcatttgtgtaatcatagggatcaatatggatgtccacggttccgctatcggtcactGAACAAAGGGATTTCGTTCATGTATATGATTTACTGAGCCTACGGGTCACAAGCTTAAGCTAATCACGATCTACTGAATATTAGTAGGACAAGGGTatttatttgtggaattgttttattaatattcagaatagttccgagaggaaCCGAAAGCATTCAAGGGTCACTGGAAGGGTTTCggagtttatcgggcaataccgggTATTACTGATAATTAATATATAGGTCGAAAATGTTCCAggagatgttaaattatatataatatgctctagtaattgttagaggggttttatatttaatttaatatcaacgcgCATAAAAAGGCCAAGTGGTAGAGGGGGAATTGGGCCACCAAGGCCCGTATAGGGGAGGCACACCCTTTTCCCCTT from Triticum aestivum cultivar Chinese Spring chromosome 3B, IWGSC CS RefSeq v2.1, whole genome shotgun sequence includes these protein-coding regions:
- the LOC123070239 gene encoding uncharacterized protein isoform X2, with protein sequence MGSNRLPFGFISGGYSCSEQYDWQQLTLRQREQATREQPHSSANLRTERTSPSFDCVCDYAKGADGHIHDTVTLGKVCQFNGGSSTQNGPYQADQYLPSYFPVDHFSEIDEARHRAYMDSFYTDNNPDHTSASRLRHRDEQRKAYTKKPFKKLHTIKNSKKLRTIHPRQPELSLREDFHDRLGIRNCRNAYHGKRLKTKPARWSSQKNNSSVPCVGKHGRSSRQTRSGEQPFEQEAENSRHKRYGGQLVGEKAKKRMIYEGHPKGLCSRREQDEHLHHEVHHSGSDTMRNDNWEKNAETNDEVDHNGAEGNCHLMKNIRAAAATCCGSTKSNENSHVLCPKYSSKTIASSNEPKGSSNMKLVSDKQPSVVGCTKRPRNTRTGDISTRNLQNLSVTHMEKGVHTKQADNTSHSELLRECLDIWRRRRLRKESSAEAKKLDQTGTARHEWSASSCSSESDDENVNASESASGNSESAAENDTELENSQKCRGATSLDGVQNRGEGRAMINTEQPFRCLSGTNYNKSSAKQGLKCNLEVLQEPHPGEIMQQKEENKLPCCLPSTVHPNGMIQTSHNSCSDTSKKQTRRNNWADISKVDQAATYPDSSVYRNVSQHETGNHLDDGRKYKLGIGCEIKRKAAQGDGAKWFEQMPSLITGPTLLDQKSLAVCSPDDGNVKVCGSECSNQCSKTTLELEKGKKYVNCSSGTDCRVIKICSSGGDCRDIRQDTMNCRRKRQVSLSLADSENDKGTKEDYQPPGVLEVTSNRQISCLSDVGIKIPDVARPADCTPRFTIPDLNCLPSMIADEEEFEASQEVINQVTGHGSEPHDACPSLSAFSGPAVQEEQFKQPEKNEFVGGICARTVANGSRISDSHSAKGAVNQATGQHTSQSFSAFSGPAVQEEQFKQPEKNEFVGGICARTVANGSRISDSHSAKGAVNQATGQDTSQSFSAFSGTAVHEKQFKQPEKNEFVGGSCTRTVANGSRISDSHSAKEAINQATGEDTSQCFSAFSGTAVQGKQFKQSEKNEFSGGIYESEIANGSRICDSHSGPPKLSTDEESITAFKCALGEFIKNILRPLWEEGLLSREVHKIIARKAVDKVALTLGPKVPRTEAAIFRFFAEESQSVEQLVQGYLDIYLGKQVLRRTMPGSI
- the LOC123070239 gene encoding uncharacterized protein isoform X1, with product MGSNRLPFGFISGGYSCSEQYDWQQLTLRQREQATREQPHSSANLRYPVHIPNRTERTSPSFDCVCDYAKGADGHIHDTVTLGKVCQFNGGSSTQNGPYQADQYLPSYFPVDHFSEIDEARHRAYMDSFYTDNNPDHTSASRLRHRDEQRKAYTKKPFKKLHTIKNSKKLRTIHPRQPELSLREDFHDRLGIRNCRNAYHGKRLKTKPARWSSQKNNSSVPCVGKHGRSSRQTRSGEQPFEQEAENSRHKRYGGQLVGEKAKKRMIYEGHPKGLCSRREQDEHLHHEVHHSGSDTMRNDNWEKNAETNDEVDHNGAEGNCHLMKNIRAAAATCCGSTKSNENSHVLCPKYSSKTIASSNEPKGSSNMKLVSDKQPSVVGCTKRPRNTRTGDISTRNLQNLSVTHMEKGVHTKQADNTSHSELLRECLDIWRRRRLRKESSAEAKKLDQTGTARHEWSASSCSSESDDENVNASESASGNSESAAENDTELENSQKCRGATSLDGVQNRGEGRAMINTEQPFRCLSGTNYNKSSAKQGLKCNLEVLQEPHPGEIMQQKEENKLPCCLPSTVHPNGMIQTSHNSCSDTSKKQTRRNNWADISKVDQAATYPDSSVYRNVSQHETGNHLDDGRKYKLGIGCEIKRKAAQGDGAKWFEQMPSLITGPTLLDQKSLAVCSPDDGNVKVCGSECSNQCSKTTLELEKGKKYVNCSSGTDCRVIKICSSGGDCRDIRQDTMNCRRKRQVSLSLADSENDKGTKEDYQPPGVLEVTSNRQISCLSDVGIKIPDVARPADCTPRFTIPDLNCLPSMIADEEEFEASQEVINQVTGHGSEPHDACPSLSAFSGPAVQEEQFKQPEKNEFVGGICARTVANGSRISDSHSAKGAVNQATGQHTSQSFSAFSGPAVQEEQFKQPEKNEFVGGICARTVANGSRISDSHSAKGAVNQATGQDTSQSFSAFSGTAVHEKQFKQPEKNEFVGGSCTRTVANGSRISDSHSAKEAINQATGEDTSQCFSAFSGTAVQGKQFKQSEKNEFSGGIYESEIANGSRICDSHSGPPKLSTDEESITAFKCALGEFIKNILRPLWEEGLLSREVHKIIARKAVDKVALTLGPKVPRTEAAIFRFFAEESQSVEQLVQGYLDIYLGKQVLRRTMPGSI